Proteins encoded in a region of the Nitrospira sp. genome:
- a CDS encoding transposase, whose translation MTTGEIALMPKLRFTRDQIQRMISELDSGHMAGEISRRYGISISTLYRWRAKLIKERQLDNKERLRSLEDEHRQLKKQFAELTLDYATLRAALIRDVRGDC comes from the coding sequence ATGACGACAGGGGAAATAGCACTCATGCCCAAACTCCGCTTTACTCGAGATCAGATACAACGCATGATCTCGGAACTGGACTCCGGTCACATGGCCGGAGAGATCTCACGTCGGTATGGGATTTCCATAAGCACTCTCTACCGGTGGCGGGCGAAGTTGATCAAGGAACGACAACTGGATAATAAAGAGCGGTTACGCTCACTCGAGGATGAACATCGACAGCTGAAAAAACAGTTTGCGGAGCTCACGCTTGATTATGCGACACTCCGGGCAGCCTTGATCAGAGATGTGAGGGGAGATTGTTAG
- a CDS encoding transcription termination/antitermination NusG family protein, which translates to MTTASKEERAARYTQVRVPEIEQVTVSKTDRQWYAIQTYSRHEKQVRDRLLAVGIEPLLPLGKQCRQWSDRKVWTTLPLFSGYCFANFAIAGSLAVLQTPGVVRIVGALKPEPIPAEEIAVLQQVSSVNRMMEPCDYLTEGAWVEVIRGPLVGLRGQLVRRVSHQGLVIRASLLQRAALIHIATDEIVSVQ; encoded by the coding sequence ATGACTACTGCCAGTAAAGAAGAGCGCGCTGCACGGTACACACAGGTAAGGGTACCGGAGATAGAACAAGTAACAGTATCGAAGACCGATCGCCAATGGTATGCCATTCAGACATATTCTCGCCACGAGAAACAGGTGCGGGACCGGCTGCTGGCGGTGGGCATCGAACCCTTGCTTCCATTGGGCAAGCAATGCCGCCAATGGTCCGACCGCAAAGTGTGGACGACGCTTCCACTATTTAGCGGGTATTGCTTTGCCAACTTTGCGATAGCGGGAAGTCTGGCCGTTCTCCAGACACCGGGTGTCGTTCGCATTGTCGGTGCCTTGAAACCCGAACCCATTCCAGCAGAAGAAATTGCCGTTCTGCAGCAAGTGTCGTCGGTCAACCGTATGATGGAACCGTGCGACTATCTGACGGAAGGCGCATGGGTAGAAGTGATACGAGGTCCGCTCGTCGGCCTCCGCGGCCAACTCGTACGACGAGTCAGTCACCAGGGGCTGGTGATCCGTGCCTCCCTCCTGCAACGGGCCGCGCTCATCCACATAGCAACCGACGAGATTGTGTCTGTGCAGTGA
- a CDS encoding response regulator transcription factor, with the protein MSSEVMPTLTIAILSSQCLVWLGLQKILETSATAQMVVHRYPGRTADLLRAESRPNVFILDLETEHDAPGTIHQIRQSAPTSKIVLLCGLEDQARTREAFAAGVDGIILKVQPPEVVLAVIEALSAAVKPQPSVEREGAMKLGLGRSFTKQAEPAPPPPAWPDALTEREREIIRLVGQGLSNKDIAYKLSISDSTVRHHMTNIFDKVGVPNRQKLLVHAHHARSTPV; encoded by the coding sequence ATGTCCAGCGAGGTTATGCCCACCCTCACGATCGCGATACTGAGCAGTCAGTGTCTCGTGTGGTTGGGCTTACAGAAAATTCTTGAAACCAGCGCGACCGCCCAAATGGTTGTGCACCGCTACCCCGGCAGGACAGCTGACCTGCTCCGCGCCGAGAGCCGACCCAACGTGTTCATCCTGGATCTGGAGACCGAGCACGACGCCCCTGGCACCATCCACCAGATTCGACAGTCCGCCCCGACCAGTAAGATCGTGTTGTTGTGCGGACTGGAGGACCAGGCCCGCACGCGCGAGGCGTTTGCTGCCGGGGTCGACGGCATCATCCTCAAGGTTCAACCACCTGAAGTCGTGCTCGCGGTGATTGAAGCGCTGTCTGCCGCCGTGAAGCCCCAGCCCTCTGTGGAACGGGAGGGCGCGATGAAGCTGGGCCTCGGGCGCTCCTTCACGAAGCAGGCGGAACCCGCCCCACCGCCACCGGCCTGGCCCGACGCCTTGACCGAGCGGGAACGCGAGATCATCCGTTTGGTGGGACAGGGCCTCTCGAACAAAGACATCGCCTACAAATTATCGATTAGTGACAGTACGGTCCGACACCACATGACGAACATTTTCGATAAGGTCGGCGTGCCCAATCGACAGAAACTTCTGGTCCACGCACATCATGCCCGATCCACACCGGTCTAA
- a CDS encoding tyrosine-type recombinase/integrase has product MRGHLVKRYNGSWSIVLDLGRRRDPETGLLKRVQKWFSCTGTKKEAEKHLNDLLHRYHRGDVIEPSKILLCDWLDRWLDTAVKPSNALRTYETYRSIINKHLKPHLGHHAIGALRPDHIEAYYQGSKLAQKTLENHQNVLSGALAVAVRYKLIRDNVARLVMNKPRAKDDPEKIQEQCWDIDEARAFLDTAKAAGPRQAAFYHLALETGARKGELCGFKWADLNFETGKIAVMRQLIKRWPVPIFGPPKNKKPRTIDLSQEALVLLRKQKAAQAEIKLLAGNTYQDYGLIFAYDQPPFGMPLSANNLGQREFSKLVKAAKVRPITIHGLRHTAATLMLKAGIPIKVVSERLGHKKVSITLEIYAHALPSMQRDAATKLGALFGA; this is encoded by the coding sequence ATGAGAGGTCACCTGGTCAAACGCTATAATGGAAGCTGGAGCATTGTTCTGGACTTGGGCCGCCGAAGAGATCCAGAGACAGGGCTGCTCAAGCGAGTGCAGAAGTGGTTCAGTTGTACTGGCACGAAGAAGGAGGCGGAAAAACATCTGAACGATCTGCTCCATCGGTATCATCGAGGGGACGTCATTGAGCCTTCCAAGATCCTCCTCTGCGATTGGCTAGACCGGTGGCTTGATACCGCCGTGAAACCATCGAATGCTCTTCGGACCTATGAAACGTACCGCAGCATCATTAACAAACATCTGAAGCCACATCTTGGGCACCATGCGATTGGTGCGCTTCGACCGGATCACATTGAGGCGTACTACCAGGGAAGCAAGCTTGCCCAGAAGACCCTAGAAAATCATCAGAACGTGCTCTCTGGCGCGCTGGCTGTCGCCGTTCGTTATAAGCTGATTCGAGACAACGTGGCTCGTTTGGTGATGAATAAGCCGCGCGCGAAGGATGATCCTGAAAAAATCCAGGAGCAATGTTGGGACATCGATGAGGCGCGGGCGTTTCTGGACACGGCTAAGGCTGCAGGGCCGCGACAGGCGGCATTCTATCATCTAGCGCTTGAGACTGGAGCGAGAAAAGGAGAGCTGTGTGGGTTTAAGTGGGCTGATTTGAATTTTGAGACTGGCAAAATCGCGGTGATGAGACAATTGATCAAACGGTGGCCTGTGCCAATCTTTGGCCCTCCAAAAAATAAGAAGCCTCGCACGATCGATCTTTCACAGGAAGCGCTTGTGCTGCTCAGGAAACAGAAGGCGGCTCAGGCTGAGATCAAGCTGCTCGCGGGAAATACCTATCAGGATTATGGGTTGATCTTCGCCTATGATCAACCCCCGTTCGGTATGCCGCTGTCAGCCAATAACCTCGGGCAACGGGAATTCTCCAAACTCGTGAAGGCGGCGAAGGTCCGGCCGATTACGATCCATGGGCTCCGTCATACGGCTGCCACCTTGATGCTGAAAGCAGGGATTCCTATCAAGGTGGTGTCGGAACGGCTCGGCCACAAAAAGGTAAGCATTACGCTCGAGATTTATGCTCATGCGCTGCCTTCTATGCAGCGCGATGCCGCCACGAAACTGGGGGCACTGTTCGGCGCGTAA
- a CDS encoding JAB domain-containing protein: MDSHIKQTVPELSISLVKDAHSRFASAPISCSEQFFNVFRDGFTGLDREHFAVVSLTAKNKPIGFHVVSVGSLTLSVVHPREVFKAAILQNAAAVILAHNHPSGDPTPSSEDKFLTGRLVEAGDILGIRVLDHIVFGDTTHYSFADNEILSPCTKESLHGAPASCRKKASAKRARTIRGSVRSRGTVTNGQWFYDVCTLNSDGSWNLLGKKRASKVLAAKDLNFFQRRPAYLNAFLARVVMTRV; this comes from the coding sequence ATGGATTCTCACATCAAACAGACGGTTCCTGAGTTATCCATTTCCCTTGTGAAAGATGCACACTCCAGGTTCGCTTCAGCGCCTATTTCATGCTCAGAACAATTCTTTAATGTGTTCCGTGATGGCTTCACCGGACTCGATCGCGAGCATTTTGCGGTCGTGAGTCTCACTGCTAAGAATAAACCTATTGGTTTCCACGTCGTGTCGGTCGGTTCGTTGACACTGAGCGTCGTTCACCCTCGTGAAGTATTCAAGGCGGCCATTCTTCAAAATGCCGCTGCAGTGATCCTTGCGCACAATCATCCGTCTGGTGATCCCACTCCAAGCTCAGAGGATAAGTTTCTCACTGGGCGATTGGTAGAGGCGGGTGACATCCTCGGGATAAGGGTTCTCGACCATATTGTGTTTGGAGATACGACGCATTACTCCTTTGCCGATAACGAAATCTTGAGTCCATGTACGAAGGAATCATTGCATGGCGCGCCGGCCTCTTGCAGAAAAAAAGCTTCTGCAAAAAGGGCCCGTACGATTAGAGGAAGCGTGCGTAGTCGCGGAACAGTGACCAATGGCCAATGGTTCTACGATGTGTGCACCCTTAATTCAGATGGCAGCTGGAATCTACTGGGTAAGAAGCGAGCATCGAAAGTTCTCGCTGCAAAGGATCTAAATTTTTTTCAACGTAGACCAGCGTATCTGAATGCCTTCCTGGCACGTGTGGTGATGACGCGAGTCTGA
- a CDS encoding phage terminase large subunit family protein, with the protein MTVCVDDDLFELCADRECYPLALCSGLQPDPEETIDEWADANVQLPSTVAEPGRWRTSRTPFLREIMRCLSPSHPCDTVVFMKCVQIGGTQIGVNWMGFIIERAIGAMLVFEPTKDLAKKISKEKVDPMLELTPCLKDKVKEARSRDSGNYTFSKQFMGGFLNFIGCNSAIGMRFTSARHILIDEVDGCPLDVNGEGHPVDLADNRRATFSRSKKYEVSTPLEAATSRIEPDYCKGSRGRYYVPCPSCGHRQHLQWGQLAYTFDGVPQPDRAAYRCASCLDLIDEHHKTWMLEQGEWVHEDPANPVQSFHINALYQPYGWKLSWSKLAIMWIDANEEAARGDTRKLKTFINTILAETWEEKGEKADEDALYRRRETYEAECPAGVLVLTAAIDVQDNRLEVEIDGWGIDEECWSIAKRVFPGSPAQPMVWKDVTDWLQRKWTHACGIALRVECVVVDTGGHHTKQAYWYVRRYRGRCYAIKGSNQQGSPLVPPRPTRPRGATVHLYHVGTVAAKDTLFARLSLIEPGPGYIHFPMRPEYDEEHFKQLGAEEKRNIYDRGVQKGYHYVKTRARNEALDLKVYNLAAMTLLNPNFEKLAAKQAAYIPQVEIPVDDETGEDMQPVAVVQEPAPAKQEETSFVKHYNQPKRRGVNFVTGWK; encoded by the coding sequence ATGACGGTCTGTGTCGACGATGATCTATTCGAACTCTGTGCGGACAGGGAATGCTACCCGCTGGCGCTGTGCTCAGGCCTGCAACCTGATCCTGAGGAGACCATCGACGAATGGGCCGACGCCAACGTACAACTCCCGAGCACCGTGGCCGAGCCGGGCCGCTGGCGGACCAGCCGCACACCGTTCCTCCGGGAGATCATGCGCTGCCTCTCGCCGTCGCACCCCTGCGACACCGTCGTCTTCATGAAATGCGTACAAATCGGCGGCACGCAGATCGGCGTGAACTGGATGGGCTTCATCATCGAGCGCGCCATCGGCGCTATGCTCGTCTTCGAACCGACCAAAGACCTCGCCAAGAAAATATCAAAAGAAAAAGTGGACCCCATGCTAGAGCTCACGCCCTGCCTCAAGGACAAGGTGAAAGAGGCCCGCTCGCGCGACAGCGGGAACTATACGTTTTCAAAACAGTTCATGGGCGGCTTTCTGAACTTCATCGGTTGCAACAGCGCCATCGGCATGCGGTTCACCAGCGCGCGCCATATCTTGATCGACGAGGTCGACGGCTGCCCGCTTGATGTCAACGGGGAAGGCCATCCGGTCGATCTCGCCGACAATCGCAGGGCCACCTTTTCGCGGTCGAAAAAATACGAAGTCTCGACGCCACTGGAGGCGGCAACCAGCCGGATCGAACCGGATTATTGTAAGGGCAGCCGCGGGCGCTACTACGTGCCCTGTCCTTCGTGCGGACACCGACAGCATTTGCAGTGGGGGCAGCTGGCCTATACCTTCGACGGTGTCCCGCAACCGGACCGGGCCGCCTACCGGTGCGCGTCCTGTCTAGATTTAATCGACGAACACCACAAAACCTGGATGCTGGAGCAAGGCGAATGGGTGCATGAGGATCCCGCCAACCCCGTCCAGTCGTTTCACATTAATGCGCTCTATCAGCCCTACGGCTGGAAACTGTCGTGGTCGAAGCTCGCCATTATGTGGATCGACGCAAATGAAGAAGCCGCGCGCGGAGACACGCGCAAACTCAAGACGTTCATCAACACCATCCTGGCTGAGACGTGGGAGGAGAAAGGCGAAAAGGCCGACGAAGACGCACTCTACAGGCGCCGTGAGACCTATGAAGCCGAGTGTCCTGCCGGCGTGCTCGTGCTGACCGCCGCGATCGATGTCCAGGACAATCGCCTCGAAGTCGAAATCGACGGATGGGGGATCGATGAGGAATGTTGGAGCATCGCCAAGCGGGTGTTTCCCGGCAGTCCAGCGCAACCCATGGTGTGGAAGGATGTCACGGATTGGCTTCAGCGCAAATGGACGCACGCCTGTGGCATCGCGCTGCGCGTCGAGTGCGTCGTGGTCGACACCGGGGGCCATCACACCAAACAGGCCTACTGGTACGTGCGACGGTATCGCGGCCGGTGCTATGCCATCAAGGGAAGCAATCAGCAGGGATCACCGCTCGTGCCTCCACGGCCGACGAGGCCTCGCGGTGCGACCGTGCACCTGTATCACGTGGGCACCGTGGCAGCAAAAGACACCCTGTTTGCTCGCCTCTCCCTGATCGAACCGGGCCCAGGCTACATCCATTTCCCCATGCGTCCGGAATACGACGAGGAACATTTCAAGCAACTGGGCGCCGAAGAAAAACGGAACATCTACGATCGAGGTGTGCAGAAGGGCTACCACTACGTCAAGACGCGGGCTCGAAATGAAGCCCTCGATCTGAAAGTGTACAACCTCGCAGCGATGACGCTTCTCAATCCGAACTTCGAAAAGCTGGCGGCGAAGCAGGCGGCTTACATCCCACAAGTGGAAATTCCAGTCGACGACGAAACAGGCGAAGACATGCAGCCCGTGGCCGTCGTGCAGGAACCAGCACCGGCGAAGCAGGAAGAGACGAGTTTCGTCAAGCACTACAACCAGCCAAAGCGTCGCGGAGTGAACTTTGTCACAGGGTGGAAGTGA
- a CDS encoding phage major capsid protein — protein sequence MNVLERTTVERVQNLLETVVPRIGLTKKETRRWSMFKAISALRPGAMNSALVREQAAFEIEASNAVAKQLGRELTTSIFVPAEVLEMPLDLAAARRSLSTEVPGKGGYLVNVENMGFIDILRNRSVALAMGARTISGLVGNGVAIRQTGKPTVTWQSGEGTSVTAGDQNLGQLSMTPKTVIAVTDVSEQLLRQASPSAEQFVMADLAADVAIDGVDNAVIHGLGGAQPLGIKNVPGIASGQDAASATYAKILAFVSTAGGANAIKSNPGFVTNTAGASVLMQRQRFSGTDTPLWTGNMMDGQCVGLRSMSSEQIASGNLIFGSWGEVVIADWGVLELAMDHSGTRFNQAQVGIRAMWMVDVLVRYPQAFVVSTNLS from the coding sequence ATGAATGTCTTGGAGAGAACAACGGTCGAGCGGGTTCAGAATTTACTGGAAACAGTGGTGCCACGAATCGGCCTCACGAAAAAAGAAACTCGGCGATGGTCGATGTTTAAGGCCATTTCGGCATTGCGGCCGGGCGCGATGAATAGTGCGTTAGTTCGCGAGCAGGCGGCGTTTGAGATCGAGGCTTCGAATGCTGTCGCCAAGCAGCTCGGTCGCGAGCTGACCACTTCCATTTTCGTCCCTGCTGAAGTTTTGGAGATGCCTTTGGACCTGGCGGCTGCGCGGCGTTCCTTGTCCACGGAGGTGCCAGGCAAAGGCGGGTATCTCGTCAACGTCGAAAATATGGGCTTCATCGACATCCTCCGCAACCGCTCCGTCGCCTTGGCGATGGGCGCGCGGACCATCTCTGGCCTCGTAGGCAATGGTGTGGCGATCAGGCAGACGGGGAAACCTACGGTCACGTGGCAGAGCGGCGAGGGGACAAGCGTGACGGCTGGAGATCAGAATTTGGGCCAGCTCAGTATGACGCCGAAAACGGTCATTGCTGTTACGGATGTCTCTGAGCAACTTCTTCGGCAAGCCTCGCCATCTGCGGAGCAGTTCGTCATGGCCGATTTGGCAGCCGACGTGGCCATCGACGGAGTGGACAATGCTGTGATCCATGGCCTCGGCGGGGCGCAGCCCTTGGGAATCAAAAATGTTCCGGGCATCGCGAGCGGGCAGGATGCCGCCTCGGCCACCTACGCCAAGATCCTGGCGTTTGTGTCCACCGCTGGTGGAGCGAATGCGATTAAGAGTAACCCTGGATTTGTCACCAATACGGCCGGGGCGTCAGTGCTCATGCAGCGGCAGCGGTTCTCCGGTACCGACACGCCACTCTGGACCGGCAACATGATGGATGGGCAGTGCGTCGGGTTAAGATCGATGTCCAGTGAGCAGATTGCTTCCGGTAACTTGATTTTTGGATCGTGGGGAGAAGTCGTGATTGCGGATTGGGGTGTGCTCGAGCTCGCCATGGATCACAGTGGTACTCGGTTCAACCAGGCGCAAGTCGGCATCAGGGCGATGTGGATGGTCGATGTGCTGGTCCGCTATCCGCAAGCCTTTGTCGTGAGCACGAATTTATCATGA
- a CDS encoding helix-turn-helix domain-containing protein, which yields MKRHSSKPRSFKFDHLPDWMTVVEARTFLRLSRSTMYDRLRSGEIPARKFGRQFRIPKESLRPTGVDAL from the coding sequence ATGAAAAGGCATTCGTCCAAACCGCGCAGTTTTAAGTTTGATCATCTTCCGGACTGGATGACGGTCGTAGAAGCTCGCACGTTTCTGCGCCTGAGTCGATCGACAATGTACGACCGGCTCCGGAGCGGAGAGATTCCTGCTCGCAAATTCGGCCGGCAATTCAGAATTCCTAAGGAGTCGCTTCGTCCGACCGGCGTCGATGCGCTATAG
- a CDS encoding c-type cytochrome, with amino-acid sequence MGKVFIKMVMGLAVIVAGSQLAIAAPKEADSSSADQTKGKRIFAQHCAGCHGTAGKGDGYLLLGPDPANLTRPATKTKSDVALLQTIHEGKPNMPSWKARLSENESRAVLAYIRTLAK; translated from the coding sequence ATGGGCAAGGTATTCATCAAGATGGTCATGGGGCTGGCGGTGATCGTAGCGGGAAGTCAGCTCGCGATCGCTGCGCCGAAGGAAGCAGATTCATCGAGTGCCGACCAGACCAAGGGGAAAAGAATTTTTGCCCAGCATTGCGCAGGATGTCATGGGACAGCAGGAAAAGGGGACGGCTACTTGCTGTTGGGCCCTGATCCCGCCAATCTTACAAGGCCGGCGACGAAGACAAAGTCGGATGTGGCCCTGCTTCAAACCATCCACGAGGGAAAGCCTAACATGCCTTCATGGAAAGCTCGCTTGTCGGAAAACGAGAGTCGCGCCGTACTGGCCTATATCCGGACCTTGGCAAAGTAG
- a CDS encoding CusA/CzcA family heavy metal efflux RND transporter, translating to MLASILEFSLRQRVLVVALTCLLGAGGFYAFRTIAIDAFPDVTTVLVQVVTKVPGLSPAEIERFVTFPMELQLTGAPGLTDIRSLSKVGLSMITVTFRDDIDIYLARQVVLERILEVQELLPPGAVSQLVPNTTGLGEVYQFYLEGPQDNQPGFVITEADLMERRTLEDWVIRPLLKGLPDVVDVNSMGGFVKQYQVLVEPGMLRKYGLALHEVFGAVAKNNANAGGNILEKDDEKYVVRGVGLIKTLEDIENIVVKEAHGTPVYVRDVAEVRIGHAVRHGAVVVNGDREAVAGIVLMLRGGNARDVVQSIKDKVEEIQQKGILPGGLRIVPFYDRIELITAALNTVYKALMEGIVLVVAILFLFLGNVRSALIVTATLIVTPLVTFIIMDRVGLTANLMSLGGLVIAVGMMVDGSVVVVENVYRHLSEHREAQGDRSGLIIRAVTEVGQPVIFGILIIILVFLPILTLQGMEGKMFQPLAYTIMIALIVSLAFSLTLSPVLCAMALNKGSEEDPWLLRSIKRAYLPMLNWAMAHRRTVLTSALVLLGASLSLFPFLGGEFIPILNEAAIAPQMIRYPSIALEQSIEIEKQMQRAVLELPEVRMVVSKIGRTELGNDPQEPNASDPVISLVPIDQWTTAKTKQALDDAVRKRIEKVPGANFLISQPIQQRVDELVSGVRSEATVKILGDDLKTLRTLAEQVQAIMSSIRGVGDIRVEQLFGQTYLTIDINRSKIARYGINVMDIQEIITTAIGQEAATRVYEGQKRFDLTFRYPEKYRDSVETISDILLTTATGALIPLGDLAAVELREGPSLISREGLHRRIYVGFNTVGRDIESIVAEAQARIDKEIKLPSSYQITWGGSFENMQRAMARLRVIVPITIGLIFLLLFASFNSLRHAALIILNLPFALIGGIVALWLTGEYLSVPASVGFINLFGVAVLNGIVLVSYMNKLREDGHSLDDAVTSGALLRLRPVLMTALVALLGLVPLAFANGIGSEVQRPLAVVVIGGLVSSTLLTLIMLPVLYRWLEGRSNHPMHPGESQTRSTFDGHQTTGEASHGNGEPRLSRHPGEIPST from the coding sequence ATGCTCGCCTCCATTCTGGAGTTCTCTCTCCGCCAACGGGTTCTTGTCGTGGCGCTGACCTGCCTGTTGGGCGCCGGAGGGTTCTATGCCTTCCGGACGATCGCGATCGATGCCTTTCCCGATGTGACCACTGTGTTGGTGCAAGTGGTCACCAAGGTTCCGGGACTGTCACCCGCCGAAATCGAACGATTCGTGACGTTTCCCATGGAGTTGCAATTGACCGGGGCGCCGGGACTCACCGATATTCGATCGCTCTCCAAGGTGGGCCTATCCATGATTACCGTGACCTTTCGAGACGACATCGATATTTATCTGGCTCGCCAAGTCGTCCTCGAACGCATCCTCGAGGTTCAGGAACTGCTCCCACCGGGGGCCGTCTCACAGCTGGTTCCGAACACGACAGGCCTGGGGGAAGTCTATCAATTTTATCTGGAAGGACCTCAGGACAATCAGCCAGGGTTCGTGATCACGGAAGCGGATCTGATGGAACGGCGCACGCTTGAAGACTGGGTGATCAGGCCCCTGCTCAAGGGGCTACCGGACGTTGTGGACGTCAATTCGATGGGCGGTTTCGTCAAGCAATATCAGGTGCTCGTCGAACCGGGAATGCTCAGGAAATATGGTCTTGCGCTGCACGAAGTGTTTGGTGCCGTCGCCAAGAACAACGCCAATGCAGGAGGAAACATTCTTGAGAAGGACGACGAGAAGTATGTGGTCCGCGGAGTGGGTCTTATTAAGACGCTGGAGGATATTGAGAATATCGTCGTCAAGGAAGCACATGGAACACCGGTCTATGTCCGCGACGTGGCGGAAGTTCGGATCGGTCACGCCGTCCGGCATGGCGCCGTCGTCGTCAACGGTGATCGTGAAGCGGTCGCCGGCATTGTGTTGATGCTCCGAGGCGGCAATGCCAGGGACGTGGTGCAGTCCATCAAGGACAAAGTGGAAGAAATCCAGCAAAAAGGCATTTTGCCCGGAGGCCTGCGCATCGTGCCGTTTTATGACCGCATCGAACTGATCACCGCGGCACTGAACACGGTTTATAAGGCACTCATGGAAGGCATCGTCCTGGTGGTGGCGATCTTATTCTTGTTCCTCGGCAACGTGCGCAGCGCGCTCATCGTGACCGCCACGTTGATCGTGACACCGCTGGTCACCTTTATCATTATGGACCGCGTGGGGCTGACGGCCAATCTCATGTCGCTCGGCGGGCTGGTCATCGCGGTCGGGATGATGGTGGACGGCTCCGTGGTCGTCGTCGAGAACGTGTATCGCCATCTATCCGAACATCGCGAGGCTCAGGGAGACCGAAGCGGCCTCATCATCCGGGCAGTGACCGAAGTGGGGCAGCCCGTCATTTTCGGGATTCTGATCATCATTCTTGTCTTCCTGCCGATTCTCACGTTGCAGGGCATGGAAGGGAAAATGTTCCAGCCCTTGGCCTATACGATCATGATTGCGCTGATCGTGTCGTTGGCCTTCTCGCTGACGTTGTCTCCGGTGCTCTGCGCAATGGCACTGAACAAGGGGAGCGAAGAGGATCCCTGGTTGTTGCGGTCGATCAAACGCGCGTACCTTCCCATGCTGAATTGGGCCATGGCCCATCGCCGCACGGTCTTGACGAGCGCGTTGGTGCTCCTCGGAGCCAGCTTGTCCCTGTTCCCGTTCCTGGGGGGAGAGTTCATCCCGATCCTCAACGAAGCGGCCATCGCTCCCCAAATGATCCGGTATCCGAGTATTGCATTGGAACAATCCATCGAGATCGAAAAGCAAATGCAGCGGGCCGTGCTCGAGCTGCCCGAAGTTCGGATGGTGGTCTCCAAGATCGGGCGCACTGAGTTGGGGAACGATCCCCAGGAACCGAACGCCAGCGATCCGGTGATCAGCCTGGTCCCGATAGATCAATGGACGACCGCCAAAACCAAGCAGGCACTCGATGACGCAGTCCGCAAACGCATCGAGAAGGTACCTGGCGCGAACTTCCTCATCAGCCAGCCGATTCAGCAGCGGGTTGACGAGCTGGTGTCAGGAGTCCGATCTGAGGCGACAGTGAAAATTCTCGGTGACGACCTGAAGACGCTGAGAACTCTTGCGGAACAAGTTCAGGCGATCATGAGCAGCATACGAGGCGTCGGCGATATTCGTGTCGAGCAATTGTTCGGCCAGACCTATCTGACGATCGATATCAATCGCAGCAAGATCGCCCGGTACGGTATCAATGTCATGGATATTCAGGAAATCATCACGACGGCGATCGGCCAAGAAGCGGCCACTCGTGTCTATGAGGGGCAAAAGCGCTTTGACTTGACGTTCCGGTACCCTGAAAAATACCGGGACAGCGTCGAGACGATCAGCGATATTCTCCTGACGACGGCCACCGGGGCTCTGATTCCGCTCGGCGATCTCGCCGCGGTCGAACTACGCGAAGGACCCTCCCTGATCAGCCGGGAAGGGTTGCACCGACGGATCTACGTGGGGTTCAACACGGTCGGGCGCGACATCGAGAGTATCGTTGCGGAAGCCCAAGCCAGGATCGACAAGGAGATCAAACTTCCGTCCAGCTACCAGATCACCTGGGGCGGCTCTTTCGAGAACATGCAGCGAGCCATGGCGAGGCTCAGAGTCATTGTGCCGATCACCATTGGTTTGATTTTTTTGTTGTTATTCGCCTCGTTCAATTCGCTGCGCCATGCGGCGCTGATCATCTTGAATCTGCCGTTCGCGCTGATCGGAGGCATCGTCGCCCTCTGGCTGACAGGGGAATATCTCAGCGTGCCGGCGTCCGTCGGCTTCATCAATCTCTTCGGCGTGGCTGTGTTGAACGGGATTGTGCTCGTTTCCTATATGAACAAACTCCGAGAGGACGGCCACAGTTTGGATGATGCCGTCACCTCGGGCGCTCTACTCCGGCTACGTCCCGTCTTGATGACGGCGTTGGTTGCACTTTTGGGGTTGGTCCCACTTGCTTTTGCCAACGGGATCGGCTCGGAGGTGCAGCGGCCATTGGCGGTCGTCGTCATTGGCGGCCTTGTAAGTTCGACGCTGTTGACCTTGATCATGTTGCCGGTCCTCTATCGGTGGCTGGAAGGCCGCTCGAATCACCCGATGCATCCGGGGGAGTCACAAACCAGATCGACATTTGATGGACACCAAACAACGGGCGAAGCTTCTCATGGTAACGGTGAACCACGCTTGTCTCGCCACCCTGGCGAGATACCTTCGACGTGA